The genomic stretch atatcattttcataTACTTTATTAACCAATACTGAGTGCATAGCAGTCCAATATTCTGgattttattcttaaatcaaattattatcaGGCAGACCGAGCTGTAGAAGCCCATGTCCTGCTTGACTTCTGGCCCATAGGACCTCGAATAGAAAAAGAAACTCAAAACTCTTTCcccaatttaaaaattaaaaatagttgcAGGCTTTCtagagataaataataaaaatccttgCTATGGTTCTCAAGTCTGTATCGTAGAAGTATAACTAGACAAATTCTACCTCGTGACTGTGAAGAGGGACTTAAAGCCCATCCACACAACTAATTTTCATTGGTAAGCAGTCCACCAACCAAAACATTAAAGAAACTACAATTTGATTAACGACTTGATGCTGGTGAAAATCAATGTCAACTGGAGCTTCTTTTTGAATTCAATGTTCGACTTGAAACCTATAAGCCATAACTCACCTGATCAACTTCTATATTAAAAGCTACGATGCCACCAAATTTACTCACTGGATCTGCTTTGAAAGCCAACCTATAAGCTTCAAGGATATCATGGCGAGAAGCTACCCCGCTGGGATTTGAATGCTTTACAAATATGTAGGGTTCTGAAACTCTGACACGCAATTCCAAGCTGCATCGTAGTTGTTATATGACATCTCCATAAGCTATGTCAACTTGTTAATGGtaattcattatcaaattcCAAGTTGTCCTTTctgtttttatcaaattatttagtAATTGGTAGGAGTCTTTTGAACcagaatatattattaaattgcaTAACTGCAAATGTTTATTGGCGTCATTAATTGTAAACTGTGGGTTAAAAGTCCATGATTAAAGAcagtaaaatcaaaagaataccCCCCCCACAGTTTGTTTCCACAGCCATTCTGAAACTGCAGAATCATAGGAAGCACAATGTTGAAAGCCTCCCAAGCAAGCTTTCTCCGGAACTGTTGATCATCCTGATCTCCTTCAAGAGATTCTATAAGTTCAGGGTAGTCTTGTGAATCAACAACGATTAAGACATCCTTATGATTCTGTTCAGAAAGAACTGGTGAGTTGGAGTACAAAATAGTGAAATGTGAAATAGAAATTTGCCTCCATGCATACATACAGTGATTTGCACACCATGATAGAATACTTTGGCCACACTTGGTATTGAAACTTAAATAGGATGCAGAGTAAATTaattttgcataattttttgtatatgtTGAATGCCACGCCCAACAAGTCtccaaaattaaacaaaacatctCGTTGTCTTCACTCTGTTTAGCCAGATTTCCATTCTTCCTTCCTCCGCTAATGCTAGTGCAGTACTGGAGGATTTGGCCCAGGATAAAACTGGAGAGACATTGATAAAACAGACTCAACACGTTAAATtcgatacttttttttatttcttacttCAGATGATGCAtcctttttttagaaaaaatcactTGAAAACTTTCGACATGGAGAAGAAGAGGGGTTTTTCCATCGGTGTTGATGCTCAATCCACCCTAGCCAATCTACTTCGCTGCCTTGATTTGTTTCGCGGGGAAGTTAAAAGAAGCTGGAAACTTGTTTGCTGCCACGGATTACACTCGTCCCAACCGATAATCTATGTTGGGCTTTCCAGTGGAAGGTTGGGTTATATTAAACAAGCAAAGGAAATCCACGTCAAGCGGACTTCTGGGCCAAGTTCAAGGTTGGTTTTTCAGCAAGATTAGATCGCTGTATAGATTGATTCCCTCGGCCCATAACTGTGGGCTATTTAAATGGGCCATGAATTTGTTTGGAGTGGAGGCTTTAAGTTTGCGTTGCTTGACAATTTATAGATATCGacttgatggtttttttttatatatagttactCTAATGGAGGGTATAAATACTTGATTTTTAGCGTGTGCACACACGTGTGTGAGTATTTCAGTAAATAGAGTgtaaatattcatattttttaccaCCCGTGAAGATCTATTAGCAAAGAGTCCTCACTGTGAGCTGCAAGACAattgatcttttcttttctatcttgTAATCGAAGTAGCAGTATGGAAATGAAATCGCATTCCATGCTATTCAAGCACATCATTGCTTGGTAAGTAGAAACGTGGAGCATGTGAGCGTGTGTAGCTCATAGTAATGtcttaagtttgttttttaataattatgaattcaTGTTATTTCGGGATCATTAAAATTtctatgattattaattttaaaatttagttcgAAAATCCAtattaaaagagagagatagaAAGGGCACTGTTGTTAGTAAAATCGATAGATTTGATCTAGATCAGGGCCCAAAAAGGGCACCATATGTCGTCACTGACGAGCAGACGGATACGAATCAATCAAATGAATCCCGACAAGACATTAGAGTAGTATCCATCATAGCCCTGAAGCATGGGATGACGGACCCCAGCCGATACATAAAAACCATCCCGGGTGTTTGATGGCCGTAGAGCTCCCGCTGTTCCTCTCCCGCATTGTGCCGCCCTTCTTTTTCAGATGCAGCTCGGAGAATTTCACTCTTTTGGGGAACTGAGACCTTAAATGGTCAAGCTCCACGGCGGGTGGAGAAATGGCAAAAAAGTTAGTCGCAGTTATGGTAAATTGCGTGGTGGGAAAAAACCAGAACACCTGGTTCAGAAGAAAAGGCAAAAGgcaagtaaaaagaaaaggcgaGCCCGACTTTGGTCTGGGACAGCATGCAGTGAGATTTGCAGTGGCTGAGGAGAAAGTAACGATGACCTAACACACACTTCCCTAGCCTTTTTAGACCCTGTAAATTCTTGCAATTTTCTTGCCTCACTTTAAACCTTTGTGTGATTGCGTGCCGTGCCACCCTCTGGTCATAACCTTCTCATGATTTATTAAAAGCAAAACCCTTTGTAGTTTTGCACAATGCTAGGAAGCTATGATTATTTTGGAAGCAGATAGTTTCAAATAAGAGAAAGGACGTTAGGGAATTGTGCAccaaaaaaggttaaaaagtGAACTTTGTTTccattgtttttggtttttcaacCAGGGCACAGAGACAGGCTCTCCATTCATGGTAAAGAGACCAAATGGTcgcattttatttttgcatagaTGAACCCGTGGACTTTGcctatttttatgttttcccaCTTCTAATGATTTTTACATATGATTAcctagcatttattttttttttcttcaaattgatttttttattagaaatatattttttgattatttaaaaatatttttcctaacTACCATCACCTGGATTCAAATACAAATACCAACGACAAAAAAACAAGGTTGAAactcaaaaacaaagagaacctTAGTTAAAtcctcaaacaaaaaaaaaaatactcaatcaAAATTCTCGTCACACCTGCAAACTTTGAGAAAAAACAATGTCCTTTCTAACACAGGCTTGTTATCTTTTTTAACCGGTTACTAGACCGCAACACATTTATAAtgggttagatttttttttttttcttaaaaaaaagtgtatgtatggattttttataacatgttattgtataaaaaaaattcttagattaaatttaaaaaaatcaatgcatatatctatataaataaattgaaagtaaTTTATGcaacaaaattttttatcaaGCTCCATCCCTAACTATTCAGAATTAATcattcaaactcatgactcaGATCATGGATTCATTTAAGTTCaacaatatatatgtataaagacacatataaaatcaagaactaacaaaatatcaaaatgattggaaaagaaatcaaaccgaaacaaatcatgatactcaattagaaatgaaattaaatattaagcGATGAAAATTTGATGggagacaagaaaaaaatggcCAAGCCTCTCTGGATAAGTGTTAGATTTTAGTGACCTTTGGTCATAAGAAAATTGAGTTGGTTTATTCCGAACCAAAAAATGCATGTTTTCAACcatatttgatatgaaaaaattaaaaaaaaaaacaccctaaaaACCTTTTGAAGCATATCCATAACCTTTAACAACTTGTAAATTGGCTCCAAAACCCACAATTAACTTGAAATGAAACAATTTTTCGAGTTGACATCTACTAGTTTAGATGATTTCAAGGGGAAAAAACATTGTAAGAACtttacccataaaaaaaaacttattcacACCAAAACcgcatattttttatgattggaCATCGGCCTCGACCCGAAAACTCTCTCTTTACTCAAAATTCAATCCGCTCCCTTTCTCTCTACTCTAATCTCttcattataaactaaaaaaaaaaaaatgaatattttacggatcaaaaatataaaactgtTATACAGACTAAAActtaataattgaaatttttggaAAGATCGACGGTGTATGTGGCGATTGGCGGCTTGACTTAAAAGctgtgtttgacagtgtggtagcggttgcttttcaaataacttttcgtgctgaaatgcatgtcaatgatgctttttttatttttaaaaaaattaatttttgacattaacatcaaaacgattcaaaaggtacaaaccacactcaattttttacaaaaaaattaaaaattaaaaatttgggaACACAAGTTGAACCGCATTCCCAAACATAGTCTTcgtaaaaacattttttcattatagccttcctatattttgaatttgtcatTCCTTGATGAATGCTCTTAATTGATCATTGACTTGGGTATACAAGGGTAGTGAAAAATAATGgggacttaaaaaaaaaaaaaaaaaaaatcattgtagcATTGGCTAAATTTTCGTTTCAAttataaaagtattaaattaatattttttatagtattgaaactgaattttataatttagcaAACAAAAAGCTcacaaaatactttttaaaaaatgatttttgtttaaaaatatattaaaatatatattttttaatttcaatacatgtaaatcaaaaataatctcaaaacagttaaaatgaaaacaaaaacaaaaaacaaaatgtgcCTCCGTAGCAAGAAGGATACCACCGTGTCCTTGAAGTCATCAAcactaataaaaagaagaagaaaaaacccgtTGGTGTTGGGTCCGAGAATCAAAAGGACTGACTCCATCATCTCTTTGGTTGTTCATAAATCAACCAGTTTTGaactttatttcaaaacatccaATCAGTACCTTACGAGTGTCCGTCTTCTTACTTTCacgaaaaaataattaattcatgtgACAACCTGGATAGGTATAGAAGTCGGCCTGTCAAGTCGctgttcttttattgttttctctcCTTCAGTATTTAACGTTAAATCACATCACCTCAGATTTCACAGCGCAGAGAGCATCATCCCTCTTCGCTGCCGTTGTGTGGTTCCACAGcacaaccatatttttaaatcttttaattttaagttaatttcttttatgtttctgAATTGTCTTAATTCcctaatatttaaaatgaattttgaaaaacataaaaaaatattattttttttctaccatTCCAAACAGGTTTTTTCCCGGTCCCTGTGTCTCTCTCCCCCCCCTTTTAACACCCTCCGTCGACTACTGCTGCGGCTTTATGTTTATGTCCTGACCCTCCCTCTTCTGACTGCAatattctccttttctcttttgcttGTCCTGGCAGCTGGCATTGGTTTCTGTGTTGCGGgtgtttatttaaatttaaattattattatttattaaggggaTATTCAGAATTTCAGAGGATgtctttttaaatgattttcagtttaaaataaattaaaataatatttttaaatataacacattaatataatttaaaaatactaaaaaaaaattaatttatttttagtgtttttaaaaaactcttgtTGAAACCTGTACTTAACGGATACTAAAGTTTGAGGAAGCTAAAACAACGCCCACgtgcttttgttttgtttgctttcgagaagcagaagaagagaagggaaAAGAAGTAAGAAATGAAGAATCTACGTTCTATTTATCTATAAGTGGCTGTGCAGCTTGAACCATTTAACCTTTTTACTCTCACAAGTTCATCTACAGATAGAACAATATgtgctaactttttttttttaatctcttccCCTCTCTTTTAGCTGAGTGTTTTGCGCCTCTTTCCATTACAAACAGTTCTGAAGAGATGACTAAAGAAGATGACTTTAAGCTACTCAAGATacaggtctctctctctctctctcccccctagCCACATTCTTTCTGTCCTTTTTTTTAACTCCatttttttcgttgttttttccATATCTGCTGCAAAGTTTTGTGGTGGCCTTTTCCCTCAAGTATCTTCCttctcatttttgttgtttgttttttttatgtacagACTTGTGTTCTTAAAGTGAACATACACTGTGATGGGTGTAAGCAGAAAGTAAAGAAACTTCTTCAGAGGATTGAAGGTGCTGACTTTCTCATcgtcttattcttctttttttttaataaaaaaaccaatattgtAATTTTCTTAGCCTCTTCCTTGTTGATGTGGAATTCTGGACTGCTTAGCTtgctctttttcatttttacagTGCAGTCTTTTTGCTAATAAAATGGTAGCAAAAGAGGAATAGTTATGCTTTGATTTTGTAGTTGGATTCCTCTTGAAAAACAGAGCGCTATGAACGAATGAAATGGGAATTAAAAAGGCTAAAACTATAACCCTACAATTTTGCTAGTGACCGAGTAGAGCACATGTGCTCTACTGTTTTCCATGTCAGGAATAGATTAATGATTATGTTTCATCATGTAGCTTTCTTGATTTTCCTTAAATTGAGTTACTCTTGGTCTCTCTGACActctttagtttcttttttgggTTAAGATGGGGGTAGTGAGTCCATGTATAATTCCTGCAGAAAGTGTAACGTGTAATGATTAATTATCTGGATTTATCAAATGTAGCTTCACATGTGGATGATCATTCTTTTAGGCTTTTCCGTAGCCAGGGAGTTTGAGATATTCGCACTTTAGAAAGATAAGGtgacttggatttttttgtagaaaacaaaaggtaGACTTAGATTTGGTGAATTTCTTGTGGCTTGTCCAACTTCTAAAATTTTCTCCTGATTCGCCTTCCCTAAAACTCTCTTGTACAGGAGTTTACCAAGTAAGCATAGATGCTGAGCAACAGAAAGTTACAATATCAGGAACTGTAGATTCTGCAACTTTGATTAAGAAACTAGTCAGAGCCGGTAAACATGCTGAGGTTTGGTTCCAAAAGTCCAACCAAAAGCAAAAGAACAACTGCGACGGGAACATTAAAAGTCAAAAGCCAGGCTTGGTCAAGGGCCTTGAGGCCTTCAAGAACCAGCAGAAATTCCCTGCATTCTGCgctgaagaagatgatgacTATCTAGATGATGAAGACGAGGATGGAGATGACCTCAGGTTTCTTCGGCCAAACCAACTGGGTCTTCTCAGGCTGCAAGCCATGGACGCAAACAATGCAAAGAAAGGTATCGGTGCCATTGCTGCAACTTCCAGCAACGGTAACAAAATGAACAATCTTGTAAATGGGAATGCTGGAAATAAAGGAAACCCAAATCAGAATATAGGAATGAAGGTCAACCCAGGTGGGGGGATAGATCAAAAAGCCATGGCAGCGTTGCAAATGAAAAATGCCCATTTAGGTGGCAGAAGTATCAGTGCTGGGGAGTTCCAAAGGGGAAATGACATGAATGCCATGATCAACCTTCCAGGTTTTCATGGAAATGGTGCTAATGTTAGcaatgctgctgctgctattgCTGCATTAGGAGGTAATTCCAATGGTCTAGGAGGTTTGCAAGTTCAATCCAACAATAATGCAGGATTCCCTGCCGGTGGATATGCCACGGGTCAGTATCCATCATCGATGCTGAACATGAATGGGCACAACCATCCGACAGCAGCAGCATTGATGATGAACATGCAAAATAGGAATGTCTCGCAACCACCCCCTCAGATGATGTATCACAGGTCTCCTTATAATCCACCTACTACTGGCTATTACTATAATTATTGCCCTGCCCCCTACCCTTACCCTGACCCCTACACTGAACAACTTAATTACAATGGTGATCACTCTGCTGCATCAACCGAAATGTTAAGTGATGAGAACACCAGCAGCTGCTCCATAATGTAATGAAAGAGAGTgtagaaagaataaaataagtatggtgtaTTGACTTGGAAATTTTATGTTTGGTGGAGTTGGTGGCTTTTGACAGCATTCTCTAGTGGCATGGTCTTTAGACTAGAGGAACGGGTCGGGTTGAGATATAGGTTTCTcaatactgatttttttttttttgtggtttttacCAGTGTATTGTGAAGTTTGTTAAGATGGTGTTTCTTTCTAAATTAGTCCGGCTCTGTCTCTTGTTCTTATCTCTTGgtgtatttgtttttgccaTCCAACCGTTTCCGATTCGCGTTTCgaactgttttttttccttgaaaagcATCAATTATGGTCTTGATATCTTAatgttaagaataaataaattttttaagaacatctttttaatattttctggaaaacatttttataaaagtatcgTGCATCAGATTACTTTGTTTAAGATAAGAGAGGCTTGGTTTGTGGCATGTGTTCTATGGGAGCCACACCACTGGTCCGTTTTGGAGTGCATTTAGTTTATTCCCCATAACAGACAAGAAGACATTGGTTACTGTATACAGTACCAGAGACATTATGGGCCAGTTTGCAGAGGGTGGTAGGGAGGAACAGCTGGGTTGACAAATGCATCTAACGATAGTGGTATGTAGGCGCACGTTAGCTTCCCTCACACGTGTTCCTCGCGTGCGCAACTTGTGCAATTGTTTAACCGACAAGACACCAACATTCCCAACCCCTTGAAATGGTTCTAGCTAGCCACGACAAAGTAATCGGGAATGGTTAGCCCTCCCATTGTCGGTTCTGATTCTCCAGATAATTTGCCCTTCATGGCCATTCAAACTTAATAGCTCTTCTGTTGACCATAGGTAAAAGATCCAGTGATCGTCCCATTGATCCGATGACTGTATGATTTGAATACTTGTCTACTACAGAGTCATagagtttaaaaattatgttccGATGCACTCCCTAGCGAAACCTCTGTGACTGCAGAATTGGTTTATGGAGATGCTCAATATATAAAGCTGGCCGAAAAGGACCTTTTTACGGCTCCGACCCAAAGCGACAAACCACAATCAACTGAACTAGCTCATGAAGAGGAGGATGATACCAGCTGTAAGGCCCCTGATTCAGCGCTGC from Populus alba chromosome 8, ASM523922v2, whole genome shotgun sequence encodes the following:
- the LOC118039860 gene encoding heavy metal-associated isoprenylated plant protein 37, which codes for MTKEDDFKLLKIQTCVLKVNIHCDGCKQKVKKLLQRIEGVYQVSIDAEQQKVTISGTVDSATLIKKLVRAGKHAEVWFQKSNQKQKNNCDGNIKSQKPGLVKGLEAFKNQQKFPAFCAEEDDDYLDDEDEDGDDLRFLRPNQLGLLRLQAMDANNAKKGIGAIAATSSNGNKMNNLVNGNAGNKGNPNQNIGMKVNPGGGIDQKAMAALQMKNAHLGGRSISAGEFQRGNDMNAMINLPGFHGNGANVSNAAAAIAALGGNSNGLGGLQVQSNNNAGFPAGGYATGQYPSSMLNMNGHNHPTAAALMMNMQNRNVSQPPPQMMYHRSPYNPPTTGYYYNYCPAPYPYPDPYTEQLNYNGDHSAASTEMLSDENTSSCSIM